A stretch of the Poseidonibacter parvus genome encodes the following:
- a CDS encoding metallophosphoesterase family protein: MKIGILSDSHFKSDYTKEVIDLLKEKGCQYLIHAGDLCIEKNLELLVESKLPYVSVFGNNDMNLVAVSNKYVIKQEPYYFKIKDITFKLMHMPYHLSPDSNIVIFGHTHIFECEYKNNTLFINPGEVCAREKPHIECALLEINENEYIISHYFKDINKNNYEKEEYKYER; the protein is encoded by the coding sequence ATGAAAATAGGAATTCTCTCTGATAGTCACTTCAAAAGTGACTATACTAAAGAAGTAATTGATTTACTAAAAGAAAAAGGTTGTCAGTATTTAATTCATGCAGGTGATTTATGTATTGAAAAAAATCTTGAACTTTTAGTTGAATCAAAATTACCTTATGTAAGCGTTTTTGGAAATAATGATATGAATTTAGTTGCTGTTTCTAATAAATATGTTATTAAGCAAGAACCATATTATTTCAAAATAAAAGATATTACATTTAAATTAATGCATATGCCATATCACTTAAGTCCTGATTCAAATATAGTAATTTTTGGACATACTCATATATTTGAATGTGAGTATAAAAATAATACACTATTTATAAATCCAGGAGAAGTATGTGCTAGAGAAAAGCCTCATATTGAGTGTGCACTACTTGAAATTAATGAAAATGAGTATATAATCTCACACTATTTTAAAGATATAAATAAAAACAATTATGAGAAAGAAGAGTATAAATATGAGCGATAA
- a CDS encoding AMIN domain-containing protein, with translation MKTLFLFTLTLVLALNLNARENPFEATNAYEEEAARIIEQNEIDQNSINEEAYIKEMQEKMSKVSDKPKEDANKNKVKEAVKKLKPALKVEKTYTKKEVKKLIKKAQVQSESKVKKLVEKELEKTKVVEPKQVVYVKPRTDIIDDEEVIKAKMKTKMLLDFIKVEYNDSQITIHTKDAVSKKFTLEKENKIIIDYKAKKNFYTKRDTLESTNFKKIAVGNHKKENFYRVVILLENKPSTYNVDYKDGLITIFSSTN, from the coding sequence ATGAAAACTTTATTTTTATTTACATTAACACTAGTTTTAGCATTAAATTTAAATGCTAGAGAGAATCCATTTGAAGCAACAAATGCTTATGAAGAAGAAGCAGCAAGAATTATTGAGCAAAATGAAATTGATCAAAATTCAATTAATGAAGAAGCTTACATAAAAGAAATGCAAGAAAAAATGTCAAAAGTTTCTGACAAACCAAAAGAAGATGCAAATAAGAATAAAGTTAAAGAAGCTGTAAAGAAATTAAAACCAGCTTTAAAAGTTGAAAAAACTTATACGAAAAAAGAAGTGAAAAAGTTAATCAAAAAAGCACAAGTTCAATCAGAAAGTAAAGTAAAAAAACTTGTAGAAAAAGAGCTTGAAAAAACAAAAGTAGTTGAACCAAAACAAGTAGTTTATGTAAAACCTAGAACAGATATTATTGATGATGAAGAAGTAATTAAAGCAAAAATGAAAACAAAAATGCTTTTAGATTTTATTAAAGTAGAATATAATGATTCTCAAATTACTATTCATACAAAAGATGCTGTATCAAAAAAATTCACTCTTGAAAAAGAGAATAAAATCATTATAGATTATAAAGCTAAAAAGAATTTTTATACAAAAAGAGATACATTAGAGTCAACAAACTTTAAAAAAATTGCTGTAGGTAATCATAAAAAAGAGAACTTCTATAGAGTTGTAATTCTTTTAGAAAATAAACCATCAACTTATAATGTTGATTATAAAGATGGTTTAATTACTATTTTCTCTTCTACTAATTAA
- a CDS encoding septum formation initiator, which produces MKNFLRSYKKFIAIAIASIALTIFLSYHVANTLFGKSSLEVYNSLKNKKTYLEKEIVRLQEDNAYLQKEYFELKNLEPEE; this is translated from the coding sequence ATGAAAAACTTTTTACGTAGTTACAAGAAATTTATAGCAATTGCAATAGCCTCTATTGCTCTTACTATATTTCTTTCTTATCACGTAGCAAATACGCTTTTTGGAAAAAGTTCTTTAGAAGTTTACAACTCTTTAAAAAACAAGAAAACTTATTTAGAAAAAGAGATTGTAAGACTTCAAGAAGATAATGCATATTTACAAAAAGAATATTTTGAATTAAAAAATCTGGAGCCTGAAGAATGA
- a CDS encoding biotin synthase: MSDKFEKTDEIFLCAICNAESGTCNEDCKFCTQSVRYKADIQRYKLKEIEQIVKEARIARENGAVGFCLVTAGLGLTDKKTKFIAQAAKAVKAENLGLRLIACNGTASVEQLKELKAAGVDNYNHNLETSRDFYPSICTTHPWDDRYQTCLNVKEAGLQLVCGGIFGMGETQEDRISMIKSIASLDPMNVPLNFFHPNEALPIVENTISREEAFDLITLAREMIPNAHKIMVAGGRELMFGDEQYEIFNRGANAFVIGDYLTTAGKTPKDDVAALEAQGFKIAKHVVKMAEEK, from the coding sequence ATGAGCGATAAATTCGAAAAAACTGATGAAATTTTTTTATGTGCAATATGTAACGCAGAAAGTGGTACTTGTAATGAAGACTGTAAATTCTGTACACAAAGTGTTAGATACAAAGCAGATATTCAAAGATATAAATTAAAAGAAATTGAGCAAATTGTAAAAGAAGCAAGAATTGCTAGAGAAAATGGAGCTGTTGGTTTTTGTTTAGTAACAGCGGGACTTGGATTAACGGATAAGAAAACAAAGTTTATTGCACAAGCTGCAAAGGCTGTAAAAGCTGAAAACTTAGGATTAAGATTAATTGCATGTAATGGAACAGCTTCTGTTGAGCAATTAAAAGAATTAAAAGCTGCAGGTGTTGATAATTATAACCACAACTTAGAAACTTCAAGAGATTTTTATCCATCAATTTGTACTACGCATCCTTGGGATGATAGATATCAAACATGTTTAAATGTTAAAGAAGCTGGGCTTCAACTTGTTTGTGGTGGAATCTTTGGAATGGGTGAAACGCAAGAAGATAGAATTTCTATGATCAAATCAATCGCATCATTAGATCCTATGAATGTGCCTTTAAATTTTTTCCATCCAAATGAAGCTTTACCAATTGTTGAAAACACAATCTCAAGAGAAGAAGCTTTTGATTTAATTACATTAGCAAGAGAAATGATTCCAAATGCTCATAAAATTATGGTTGCAGGTGGAAGAGAGTTAATGTTTGGTGATGAACAGTATGAAATCTTCAATAGAGGTGCTAATGCCTTTGTTATTGGTGATTATTTAACAACTGCTGGTAAAACTCCAAAAGATGATGTTGCTGCATTGGAAGCTCAAGGCTTTAAAATTGCTAAGCATGTAGTAAAAATGGCAGAAGAGAAGTAG
- a CDS encoding cation:proton antiporter produces MSEEILIIISISLIIFISPLVARTLRLPSITVEIMLGALAGYFAFIMDHAILDLASKLGFLYLMFLAGLEIDLKKIINISPTILKKSLIYNVILFSLSALITFYLDVGYIFIVILPLISIGLLAALKKEYGDVEWIRLSILVGLIGEIVSIFALTTVSAGLEFGMGEQFYRTMFLFVMFLISMIIIYKVFHNLIWWFPEIKAYLMPEKDHQEQDIRISMSIFFLMIAVMMLLNLKVAFGAFIAGMFITTFFEKHNKQLPHKLESFGFGWLVPIFFISVGASFELSALVQDGLLQKALLIVAAMIFIRFVASMLFIQEMGWNKFYMIGLTHSMPITLLIAVTTLAYNNHTIDQEYYYAFILAAILEVLIVMILIKFFANLISRRENSN; encoded by the coding sequence ATGAGTGAAGAAATATTAATAATTATATCAATATCATTAATTATCTTTATTTCTCCACTAGTTGCTAGAACACTTAGACTTCCATCTATCACTGTTGAAATAATGCTAGGGGCACTTGCAGGTTACTTTGCATTTATTATGGATCATGCCATTTTAGACCTTGCTTCAAAACTAGGTTTTTTATATCTGATGTTTTTAGCAGGTCTTGAAATAGATTTAAAAAAGATTATAAATATCTCTCCTACAATATTGAAAAAATCCCTTATTTATAATGTCATTTTATTTTCATTATCCGCATTAATTACCTTTTATTTAGATGTTGGATATATATTTATTGTTATTTTGCCTTTAATTTCTATTGGATTATTAGCTGCTTTAAAAAAAGAGTATGGCGATGTTGAGTGGATTCGGCTTTCTATCTTAGTAGGTCTAATTGGTGAGATTGTATCAATCTTTGCATTAACTACAGTATCAGCTGGATTAGAGTTTGGAATGGGAGAGCAGTTTTATAGAACTATGTTCTTATTTGTAATGTTTTTAATTTCAATGATTATTATCTATAAAGTATTTCATAATCTTATTTGGTGGTTTCCTGAGATTAAAGCTTATTTAATGCCAGAAAAAGATCATCAAGAGCAAGATATAAGAATTTCAATGTCTATATTTTTCTTAATGATTGCAGTTATGATGTTGCTTAATTTAAAAGTTGCATTTGGAGCATTTATTGCAGGAATGTTTATTACAACATTCTTTGAAAAACATAACAAGCAGTTGCCGCATAAACTAGAAAGCTTTGGCTTTGGTTGGCTTGTTCCTATTTTCTTTATATCTGTAGGAGCATCTTTTGAGCTAAGTGCTTTAGTTCAAGATGGCTTACTTCAAAAAGCTTTATTAATAGTAGCTGCTATGATTTTTATTAGATTTGTGGCTTCAATGTTATTTATACAAGAAATGGGATGGAATAAGTTTTATATGATAGGACTTACACACTCAATGCCTATCACACTTTTAATAGCAGTAACAACTCTTGCTTATAACAATCATACGATTGATCAAGAATATTACTATGCGTTTATTTTAGCAGCAATATTAGAAGTATTAATAGTAATGATTCTAATAAAGTTTTTTGCTAATTTAATTAGTAGAAGAGAAAATAGTAATTAA
- the recA gene encoding recombinase RecA, translating into MDDNQKKSLDLAIKQIDKAFGKGTLIRLGDKEVIPTEAISTGSLGLDLALGVGGLPQGRVIEIYGPESSGKTTLTLHAIAECQKAGGVCAFIDAEHALDTAYAKNLGVDIDNLLVSQPDFGEQALEILETVIRSGAVDLVVIDSVAALTPKVEIDGDMDDQQVGVQARLMSKALRKITGLLNKMQCTVIFINQIRMKIGMTGYGSPETTTGGNALKFYSSVRLDIRRIATLKQGDNSIGNRVKVKVVKNKVAAPFKLAEFDIMFGEGISKMGELVDYGVKLDIVDKAGAWFSYGDSKIGQGKENSKVFLRDNPEIAKEIENKILAAMGVNDEILEGTIKDPKDSEED; encoded by the coding sequence ATGGACGATAATCAAAAAAAATCACTAGACTTAGCAATAAAACAAATAGATAAAGCATTCGGAAAAGGTACTTTAATTAGACTTGGGGATAAAGAAGTAATACCAACAGAAGCAATTAGTACTGGTTCTTTAGGTCTTGATTTAGCTTTAGGTGTTGGTGGTCTTCCACAAGGTAGAGTTATTGAGATTTATGGACCAGAATCTTCTGGTAAAACTACTTTAACACTTCATGCAATTGCTGAATGTCAAAAAGCTGGTGGTGTTTGTGCATTTATTGATGCAGAACATGCACTTGATACTGCATATGCTAAAAATCTTGGTGTTGATATTGATAATTTACTTGTATCTCAACCTGATTTTGGTGAGCAAGCTTTAGAGATATTAGAAACTGTTATAAGATCTGGGGCTGTTGATTTAGTTGTAATTGATTCAGTTGCAGCTTTAACTCCAAAAGTTGAGATTGATGGAGATATGGATGATCAACAAGTTGGTGTTCAAGCTAGACTTATGTCTAAGGCTTTAAGAAAAATTACTGGTTTATTAAATAAAATGCAATGTACTGTAATCTTTATTAACCAAATTAGAATGAAAATCGGTATGACAGGATACGGATCTCCTGAAACAACTACTGGTGGAAATGCACTTAAATTCTACTCTTCTGTAAGACTTGATATTAGAAGAATTGCAACACTTAAACAAGGTGATAATTCAATTGGAAATAGAGTTAAAGTAAAAGTTGTAAAAAATAAAGTAGCAGCTCCATTTAAACTAGCAGAATTTGACATCATGTTTGGTGAGGGTATTTCTAAAATGGGTGAGCTTGTTGATTATGGTGTTAAACTTGATATTGTTGATAAAGCCGGAGCTTGGTTCTCTTATGGTGATTCAAAAATTGGTCAAGGTAAAGAAAATTCTAAAGTATTCCTAAGAGATAATCCAGAAATTGCAAAAGAGATTGAAAACAAGATCTTAGCAGCTATGGGTGTAAATGATGAGATTCTTGAAGGAACTATTAAAGATCCAAAAGACAGCGAAGAAGACTAA
- the eno gene encoding phosphopyruvate hydratase, which translates to MVFIDNVYADEVLDSRGNPTVRATVVLSDGTKQSAIVPSGASTGKREALELRDGDDRFLGKGVLKAVENVNTLIADELMGLSPFNQAEVDATMKDIDGTHNYAKLGANAVLGVSMAVARAAAASLNIPLYRYLGGANAMTMPVPMFNIINGGEHANNSVDFQEYMIMPVGFENFNEGLRATAEIYQHLKKVIDEMGESTAVGDEGGFAPNLKSNEEPLEVIVKAIEKAGYVPGEQIALALDVAASELINDKGLYVLKSENREITSEELVNYYADLCAKYPIVSIEDGLSEDDWDGWKVLTEVLGDKVQLVGDDLFVTNASILNEGINKNIANSILIKPNQIGSVSETMLTIRLAQRNNYNCVMSHRSGESEDAFIADFAVALNCGQIKTGSTARSDRIAKYNRLLEIGAEIGYAEYLGKTPFSK; encoded by the coding sequence GTGGTATTTATTGACAATGTATACGCAGACGAAGTATTAGATTCAAGAGGAAACCCAACAGTTAGAGCTACTGTTGTTTTAAGTGATGGTACAAAACAAAGTGCTATCGTACCAAGTGGTGCAAGTACAGGTAAAAGAGAAGCATTAGAACTAAGAGATGGTGATGATAGATTTTTAGGTAAAGGCGTTTTAAAAGCAGTTGAAAATGTAAACACTCTTATTGCTGATGAATTAATGGGATTAAGTCCATTTAACCAAGCTGAAGTTGATGCAACTATGAAAGATATTGATGGAACACACAACTATGCAAAACTTGGAGCAAACGCTGTTTTAGGTGTATCTATGGCAGTTGCACGTGCTGCAGCAGCTTCTTTAAATATTCCATTATACAGATATTTAGGTGGTGCAAATGCAATGACTATGCCTGTTCCTATGTTTAATATCATAAACGGTGGAGAGCATGCTAACAACTCTGTTGATTTCCAAGAATATATGATTATGCCTGTTGGTTTTGAAAACTTCAACGAAGGTTTAAGAGCAACTGCAGAAATTTATCAGCACTTAAAAAAAGTAATTGATGAAATGGGTGAAAGTACAGCTGTTGGTGATGAGGGTGGATTTGCTCCAAACTTAAAATCAAACGAAGAGCCTTTAGAAGTAATTGTAAAAGCAATTGAAAAAGCTGGGTATGTTCCAGGTGAACAAATTGCATTAGCACTTGATGTTGCTGCTTCTGAACTTATTAATGATAAAGGCCTTTACGTATTAAAATCAGAAAACAGAGAAATAACATCTGAAGAGCTTGTAAATTACTATGCTGATTTATGTGCTAAATATCCAATCGTTTCAATTGAAGATGGATTAAGTGAAGATGATTGGGATGGATGGAAAGTATTAACAGAAGTTCTAGGAGACAAAGTACAATTAGTTGGTGATGATTTATTTGTTACAAATGCTTCAATTTTAAATGAAGGTATTAACAAAAACATTGCAAACTCAATTTTAATTAAACCAAATCAAATTGGATCTGTTTCTGAAACTATGTTAACAATTAGATTAGCTCAAAGAAACAATTATAATTGTGTAATGTCACATAGATCTGGTGAGAGTGAAGATGCATTTATTGCTGATTTTGCTGTTGCATTAAATTGTGGTCAAATCAAAACTGGTTCAACTGCTAGAAGTGATAGAATCGCTAAATATAATAGATTATTAGAAATCGGTGCAGAAATTGGTTATGCAGAATATTTAGGGAAAACACCTTTTTCTAAATAA